In Tepidanaerobacter syntrophicus, a single genomic region encodes these proteins:
- a CDS encoding S-layer homology domain-containing protein produces the protein MIIRKLTAYFVLIVFLTIPFQAYGTPSGFEGGVNNEYLYEEMVFVSGKPMKFSGELAISEGGRGDTETITYKYNLTGDDSTVKTKLTRSVTFSTNYNNRNDKGQVIGQTTLSKYSEKIEIGEDKYELEDFQFSKSDVIDKRPASDFYSGNFEGRKYYTINRDEGQVIVTISGGDVGYNNFWGSTETQIINYYITSNRKVTDEEGNQETVSWEGSAKVQVSDSLTKKLVYSENEATLSSFDGGYIRTTNREMVSRYDYDMPKIQNGIIDSKKRSSGKVNLSAEMVPKVERLVVPKFRDVKGHWAEEYITKLYSLDVFDESQTFFTPEIPMTRAEFIKGVIRACDIRPTVEQTSTARTSRRKQPPETSPFKDVKVEDKNYQYIKEGLEKGIMTGVSSVYFKPNDPLTRAEAVTVLIRALGFGNRAPNPGYYTYFSDDDKIPSWAKDSVYVAREIGILEGDSYNKFNPDKIMTRAEASAMLIRFLEFLEKDLQQDYRENIILYN, from the coding sequence ATGATTATTAGAAAACTAACCGCATATTTTGTTCTTATAGTATTCTTGACAATTCCATTTCAGGCATATGGAACGCCTTCCGGTTTTGAAGGCGGTGTAAACAATGAATATCTTTATGAAGAGATGGTTTTTGTCAGCGGCAAGCCCATGAAATTTTCCGGCGAACTTGCAATATCAGAAGGTGGGCGAGGCGATACCGAAACTATAACCTATAAGTATAACCTTACCGGTGATGATAGTACAGTAAAAACAAAACTTACCCGAAGCGTTACATTCTCAACAAACTACAATAACCGAAATGATAAAGGGCAAGTTATTGGCCAGACTACTTTAAGCAAGTACTCGGAGAAAATAGAGATAGGTGAAGATAAATACGAACTTGAGGACTTCCAATTTTCAAAGTCTGATGTCATAGACAAGAGGCCGGCCTCAGACTTTTACTCAGGAAATTTTGAGGGCAGAAAGTATTACACCATAAACCGAGACGAGGGCCAAGTAATAGTTACTATTTCCGGGGGCGATGTTGGATACAATAATTTTTGGGGAAGCACGGAAACTCAAATAATTAATTATTATATAACTTCCAACAGAAAGGTAACTGACGAAGAAGGCAACCAGGAAACGGTGTCCTGGGAAGGAAGTGCAAAGGTCCAGGTGTCAGACAGCTTAACGAAAAAATTGGTATATTCCGAAAACGAAGCCACCCTTTCCAGCTTTGACGGGGGATATATCCGCACAACTAATAGAGAGATGGTTTCAAGATATGATTACGACATGCCAAAAATCCAAAATGGCATCATCGACAGCAAGAAACGTTCTAGCGGCAAGGTAAATCTCTCTGCAGAAATGGTGCCGAAAGTGGAGCGTTTGGTTGTTCCTAAATTCCGGGATGTAAAAGGGCACTGGGCTGAAGAATATATAACTAAACTTTATTCACTGGATGTATTTGATGAGAGCCAGACATTTTTTACGCCTGAGATACCGATGACTAGAGCTGAATTTATTAAAGGAGTTATTAGAGCTTGCGATATAAGGCCTACTGTTGAGCAAACAAGCACAGCAAGGACAAGCAGGCGAAAACAGCCTCCTGAAACATCGCCTTTTAAAGATGTAAAGGTAGAGGATAAAAATTATCAGTATATAAAAGAAGGCTTAGAAAAGGGGATAATGACAGGAGTTTCAAGTGTCTATTTTAAACCTAATGACCCTCTCACGAGAGCAGAAGCGGTTACTGTTCTCATTCGCGCCTTAGGATTCGGAAATAGAGCGCCAAACCCCGGATATTATACTTATTTTTCCGATGACGACAAGATTCCATCATGGGCAAAAGATAGCGTATATGTAGCTCGCGAAATTGGCATTCTTGAAGGCGACAGTTATAACAAGTTCAATCCGGACAAAATTATGACACGTGCGGAAGCATCAGCGATGCTGATAAGATTTTTAGAGTTTCTAGAAAAAGATTTACAGCAGGATTATCGAGAAAATATAATCTTGTATAATTAA
- a CDS encoding ArsR/SmtB family transcription factor produces MVLSLSEYKVEFLRSLADNTRLKIIEALKERERTVSELVESVGSSQANISTHLKLLRSAGIVKSRNKGKYVYYSLRDESIPEFLNSLEEMLILMRRKSFEGA; encoded by the coding sequence TTGGTATTGAGCCTTTCTGAATACAAAGTTGAGTTTTTACGAAGTTTAGCCGATAATACACGCTTAAAGATTATTGAAGCTTTAAAAGAACGGGAAAGGACAGTATCTGAACTGGTTGAATCTGTTGGAAGTTCCCAAGCCAACATCTCAACACATCTTAAACTTTTAAGAAGTGCAGGTATTGTCAAAAGTCGAAACAAAGGCAAGTACGTTTACTACAGCTTGCGAGATGAAAGTATACCGGAATTCTTAAATTCGCTAGAAGAAATGCTCATTTTAATGCGAAGAAAATCCTTTGAAGGTGCTTAA
- a CDS encoding radical SAM protein, producing MDLAHTYLGEKVLAQGLKYLLSKDMEDFNRLISWAEKLPMPEHQKKDLESVKTFLQNKDSNWYKLGQRLLAETDPKVKEKLGINFFLNANFLGVPKQQKMAQELGCSVPWAILIDPTAKCNLHCTGCWAGEYSQKDELDFDTLDRIFTECEELGIYFIIMSGGEPTLRKDDIVKLAEKHSSQGFLLFTNGTLVDDKFIEDMKRVGNITLTFSIEGFEETTDARRGKGVFKKVMDAMDRMRKAGLIYGVSTTYNRYNTEELASEEFVDMLVDKGVTYAWYFTYIPVGRDADVEMMATPEQRAYMYDKILEYRRTKPIFIMDFWNDGEASNGCIAGGRRYLHINAHGDVEPCAFIHYATCNIKDVSLKDALRSPLMLAYQKRQPFNMNHHRPCPLIDNPELMVEIVQESKAYSTQLSADETPEEFAEKLKPYADEWGKIADEKYLKTSANVK from the coding sequence ATGGATTTAGCTCACACATATTTAGGCGAAAAAGTACTTGCTCAAGGTCTTAAATATCTTCTCTCAAAGGACATGGAAGATTTTAATAGACTTATAAGTTGGGCAGAAAAGTTGCCAATGCCTGAACATCAAAAGAAAGATCTTGAATCAGTTAAAACATTCCTACAAAACAAAGACTCTAACTGGTATAAGCTTGGGCAAAGGCTTCTTGCCGAAACCGATCCGAAGGTAAAAGAAAAACTTGGCATAAACTTTTTCTTAAATGCAAACTTCCTCGGTGTCCCCAAGCAGCAAAAAATGGCGCAGGAATTGGGCTGCTCGGTGCCTTGGGCAATTTTAATCGATCCCACTGCAAAATGCAATCTGCATTGCACCGGTTGTTGGGCAGGTGAATACTCGCAAAAAGATGAGCTTGATTTCGATACATTAGATAGGATATTTACTGAATGTGAAGAATTGGGGATTTACTTTATAATCATGTCCGGTGGCGAACCTACTTTGCGCAAGGACGATATTGTAAAGCTTGCCGAGAAACATTCTTCCCAGGGATTCCTGCTTTTTACAAACGGAACTTTGGTAGATGACAAGTTCATCGAAGATATGAAACGTGTAGGTAATATCACCCTTACCTTCAGTATTGAAGGTTTTGAAGAAACGACTGATGCCCGCAGAGGCAAAGGTGTTTTCAAAAAAGTAATGGATGCTATGGACAGGATGCGTAAGGCCGGCCTCATCTACGGCGTTTCCACCACATACAACAGATACAATACTGAAGAACTTGCAAGCGAAGAATTTGTAGATATGCTGGTAGACAAGGGTGTTACTTATGCTTGGTATTTCACTTATATACCTGTTGGGCGGGACGCAGATGTAGAAATGATGGCAACTCCGGAGCAAAGAGCTTATATGTACGATAAAATTCTGGAATACAGACGCACAAAGCCAATTTTCATCATGGACTTCTGGAACGACGGCGAAGCTTCCAATGGTTGTATCGCAGGAGGTAGACGCTATTTGCACATCAATGCCCATGGAGATGTAGAACCATGTGCCTTCATCCACTATGCAACATGCAACATAAAAGATGTATCGCTAAAAGATGCTCTTAGGTCGCCGCTTATGCTTGCATACCAAAAGCGCCAGCCATTTAATATGAATCATCACAGACCATGCCCGCTTATTGACAATCCTGAATTAATGGTAGAAATTGTACAAGAGAGCAAAGCATATTCTACTCAGCTAAGCGCAGATGAGACACCGGAAGAATTTGCAGAGAAGCTCAAACCCTACGCCGATGAGTGGGGGAAAATAGCTGATGAGAAATACCTTAAAACCTCAGCTAATGTAAAATAA
- a CDS encoding PFL family protein, whose protein sequence is MNFTRDEIIETIRMVQAEQLDIRTITLGISLRDCSGPSVSYTARKIYDKLMERGSELVPIALQLEKEFGIPIVNKRISVTPIALVAESCSESDYAPIASAMDRAAAELGIDFIGGFSALVQKGFTPGDMNLLNSIPEALSSTLRVCASVNAATTKAGINMDAVQAMGSIIKKTARLTEKENGIGAAKLVVFANAPDDNPFMAGAFHGPGEPESAINVGISGPGVVNTVVSNLPKDADLGEVSEAIKRMAFKITRVGELIGREASRRLGVPFGIIDLSLAPTPSVGDSVANILEAIGLERCGAPGTTAALALLNDAVKKGGAMATSYVGGLSGAFIPVSEDAGMIRAAVDGALTLEKLEAMTCVCSVGLDMIAVPGDTSAQTITAIIADEMAIGVINKKTTAVRIIPAPGKKAGDFVEFGGLLGRAPVMPVNPFDSSVFARRGGQIPPPIQSLTN, encoded by the coding sequence ATGAATTTTACCCGAGATGAAATAATCGAGACTATACGCATGGTTCAAGCCGAACAATTGGATATTAGAACGATAACTTTGGGGATTAGTCTCAGGGACTGCTCAGGTCCTTCAGTTTCTTATACTGCCCGCAAAATTTATGACAAGCTAATGGAAAGAGGCAGCGAACTGGTGCCGATTGCTCTACAGCTTGAAAAGGAGTTTGGCATTCCTATTGTAAATAAGAGAATTTCTGTAACTCCCATAGCTCTCGTAGCTGAAAGCTGCAGCGAAAGCGACTACGCTCCGATAGCTTCGGCTATGGACAGGGCTGCGGCAGAACTTGGCATTGACTTTATAGGGGGATTTTCCGCATTGGTTCAGAAAGGTTTTACGCCGGGGGACATGAACCTTTTAAATAGCATTCCCGAAGCTCTGTCCTCCACTTTGCGGGTTTGTGCCTCTGTAAATGCAGCCACCACAAAGGCCGGCATAAATATGGATGCAGTACAAGCAATGGGAAGCATTATTAAAAAGACGGCACGTTTAACCGAAAAAGAAAATGGAATCGGAGCCGCTAAATTGGTAGTTTTTGCCAATGCTCCTGATGACAATCCCTTCATGGCAGGAGCATTTCACGGCCCAGGAGAGCCGGAAAGCGCCATCAATGTAGGAATTAGCGGACCGGGCGTAGTAAATACCGTTGTATCGAATCTTCCTAAAGATGCAGATTTAGGAGAAGTGTCAGAGGCCATCAAACGCATGGCTTTCAAAATCACTAGGGTCGGGGAGCTTATCGGCCGTGAGGCTTCAAGACGGTTGGGAGTTCCTTTTGGGATTATAGACTTGTCTCTTGCTCCAACTCCGTCTGTAGGAGATAGCGTGGCCAATATATTAGAGGCGATTGGTCTTGAACGCTGCGGAGCCCCCGGAACAACAGCTGCTTTAGCGCTTTTAAACGATGCCGTTAAAAAAGGCGGAGCAATGGCAACTTCATATGTAGGCGGTCTTTCAGGGGCTTTTATACCTGTCAGCGAAGATGCAGGCATGATACGCGCCGCAGTTGACGGAGCGCTTACATTAGAAAAACTTGAGGCAATGACCTGTGTATGCTCGGTAGGTCTTGATATGATTGCCGTTCCCGGCGATACCTCAGCCCAGACTATTACTGCTATTATTGCAGACGAAATGGCAATAGGGGTTATAAACAAAAAGACTACTGCTGTTAGAATAATACCTGCTCCGGGTAAAAAAGCAGGAGATTTTGTAGAGTTCGGCGGCCTTTTGGGAAGAGCCCCTGTAATGCCGGTGAACCCATTTGATTCGTCAGTCTTTGCCAGGCGAGGCGGGCAAATTCCACCTCCGATACAAAGCTTAACAAATTAG
- a CDS encoding ACT domain-containing protein — MRAVISVIGEDKVGIIAGISDVLAKANVNILDITQTAIEGLFTMIMVVDISKANIDFEALKVKLSEKGEKIGVRVDAQREEVFHFMHRI, encoded by the coding sequence ATTCGCGCAGTAATATCTGTAATAGGCGAAGACAAGGTAGGAATCATCGCAGGCATATCCGATGTCCTTGCGAAAGCTAATGTGAATATACTTGACATTACGCAAACTGCCATCGAAGGTCTTTTTACCATGATAATGGTAGTAGATATAAGTAAAGCGAATATAGATTTTGAGGCTTTAAAAGTTAAGCTTTCCGAAAAGGGAGAAAAAATCGGAGTCCGAGTCGACGCTCAGAGAGAAGAAGTCTTTCATTTTATGCACAGGATTTAA